tttccacccaatcttgatctaaattaatatttcattcaatttattaaattaaataataaaataattcatttcatgcaatttggtcactttttgacatttttacaaatttaccattaaaattttacttttattcaatttagtccctaaatctaaaccatgcaaattagccatttgtaatgaaaactcatgctagttgaataatcatatattttcctcctcatcCTCtacattccacatccttaatgtatataacatgcttatatgtaacattatctataattttactatttatttatatgttcattcaaagctgtccacttgagtcatagtcactaaattatttatatcttgagctacggaagtTCGAATTAATATCCGCTAAATTTATATGAAacgactcacatatcttcttaccataaaatttcagaatttatggttcagccaataagtacagcttattctttaaagttatccctgttctgttgtctgacagtttcgacccttcttcactaaaaattaattatctcctcgtacgggattcagatgatgttaccatttgtttctattgaaaataaactaattaaggatttaaaaatataaatttaagcccctaattatttttctcaaattttttttgattttccaaagtcaaaataggggaacccaaaatcattctgaccttgtttcacaaaatttattatatctcatgatttacaactccattgcttacaccgtttcttttatgagaaactagactcattaatatttaatttcatattttattcatcttctaatttgattcccacaatttttggtgatttttcaaagttagactactgctgctgtccaaaactgttttaatgcaagatgttgattacaaAGTTTAAAACTCTCTTATTCTTTATTActataatatttctcatcactttctcttatttcacTTCACtgatatatcaagaacataagacctgatttaataaaactctactataacatcatttccatgttttttcaataatatcaaacttaaaaatatattgaaatcttgatgttcttaccttgtcctattaatttcaaactttaacttgattttctctctcctatagcttctatttcttaaatctaacttgatattctagctccctatagtctccttgttatctttctctcttgatggatacggaaattcttttgatttctaggtgaaaatggtgaatttttggtggaaggaccaaattgtaaagaaagcaaaactttctttctatctctcttcttctcacgttggtgcatGGGAAAAAATGGTGGGACGgtgattcttcatcttccttttcttatatatatactaaataaaataataaaatattatttaaaaataaaaataaaatattaataaactaatatttaattaattaatctaaaatatctccaacatcatcattgccttctagatatctctcttctaattgatcattttgccctttatgatctttaaaaattacatccttgagtcatcacttaatttggtaaaattgtgatttagtccctcaatattcttcaccttttcaatttggtcctaattcatccatttttcttagtttctagattattccacccttaaaatattttcaccattggtccttcaactttttcatatttacactttacccccttaagttttgagtatttactcttaattaacaaaacttttctcacttttgcgatttaatcttttcttgaattaatatatcataatatacttcccaatgttgccataactgaaaatttcttttttttgtcactttacctactttcttactgtagtaattttggggtattacagtagtaattttcgggatattacattagTCTTATTGAAGTTGATGTATTGAATAGTTATAATGTGCTGATtatgcattttattattatataaattcatgtTCGTTTTTACGCAATTTGATCTTAAATGGACaagtattaaatttaaagtttatgatgtattagtatatttatatatatgcattaactAAGATAATTCAGttgttttatgataaaatgaGTTATGTACATGTAATAACAATAGAGAAGTTATTTACAACCATATCTTAATGCAactatatgattaaattttaaatagtatGCATATcatttgaatgttaaatgtttgtGTCCTATCATGCTATGttcggtaatgctttgtaaccctaatgcggtgacggatacgggttaggggtgttacattgacgATGGTGATTAGGCTTATGTCAAGTTTGAGATTATGATTGATGCATGTGCTTATATCTGGTATTATATAGATGAaacggtaagttcataattgaaatgtgatatgatgaaaatgggattgatgagttgaataatgtacttatatatgagaaagtatgtatgttatggttgaatttacctatgttatgaataaatatattaataaattaattgatgttattatttaagtttatgttaggtaaatgaaatggaaagtaaaAGAAATTTTTCGTAGTTTTATGAAAATGTTAGTGATGgtgtaaaatgttttataaaatcttattattttaggaatgattatatatatgatgttgataaacttactcatttatgagttgatggttatgtagTTGATAAATCTCGAGGCATTTGTATAgctttatatttatcatataaagtttattattgaattggaatattatgtttaaagtttgtaccagcttactaagcattcattgcttacatagttgtttatcccttactttacagattatcggaagttCGATCGtgttggaagcttgtcgaagatctatcatactatccatcggttctatcggtacttttggatgttttggttttggttataatggcatgtatatgtattCTGGTTAATGTTGGTCTATATGTATTTTGTTGATATCAGCCACTtctttggcttgtgttttggcacaTTTTGGTTTGTGCATATTTGCCTTATGTGGTTGATGTGTGGTTTGGTTTATGGTTGTACAGTGAAAGGTAAAATATTAGCTAAATGTGCATTTTATACATGTGTTTTGGGATGTGATGAATTGATCATGAATTGGTACCTTGATATGTAAGGTATATATATCTAAATATGTTAGTATTTGAAATACATTTTGgcaccaaatggtatgttttggtaggtAAGTGACTTGGTTTGAAATAATGCAAAATAGCAAGTTAGTTATACATATGAATATATTGAATACACATGttataagttgtcatttgaggtgcctaaagacatattggttgtatgtgaagatattatatgtttaaagcttgattttggcttgttttagaTGCCTAATTATGGTGTTTTGATATGCATAATGTTGATAGTAGGTTAAcaccaatttgggtgagaaatatggcttgaaaaatgacctattttcgtccacacaagtagagacacgggcatgtgtctcagccgtgtgtgacatacgggcAGGTGACACGGTCGCGTGTCTCATGTATCTTTTAAAGAGTGCAAGTCAGTATATtgacacggcctggcacacgggcatgtggcttggccgtgtggtacaagttagtgagttacatgggcataggcacgggctgggacacggctgtgtgtccctaattcgaatgtccacacagcttgAGATACGtgtgtgtctcttgaccgtgtgagccacacggccgtgtgacccctgcagtgttgaaaaatttcaaatgtttctagaaaattttttgagttttcaatttagtctcgatttgtttctaatgtgtaatTTGGGGCCTCgggggctcatataagggacaatatgtatgattttaattggtttttaacATGAATGCtatataatatgaaatatttgtattttctgtctgtttgatttgtaaattAAGCCAAAtctcttaatttaataaattaaaaaacttattaagtcaaattaattctattaaattggttcaatttaatcgattaattaatttttttgcacACCTTATTTAAAAATAACGATGTCAATTTCTTAGTGTTTAACtttgaattttgagatttatttgtTAAGAATTCATAAAATAGAATGATATTGTCAattaattttcatcattttaaccCTAAAACTCGAGAAAAATCACacccataatttttttaataatcaaacacaaatttaaaaaattaacatttaacactaaatttatttgattagtaagattataaaaatttaaaccgAATAATATTAGGAACTTTAAAAATTAACTATGTTATCTTTAAATACCTTATACAATATTAGTGTCATattgaacaaagaaaaaaactagattttaataagaataaaaataaaaataatctaaaaatttaatatgaatccaaataatatgtattttgtctttatatgataaaatttataaagcTTAGCAGCCATTACTATTGGACAgacattaataattataaaacttaatttaagagtttaataaattttgatgaggagtaattattttagaattttttttcttaattatattatttatctatctctaaaatttaaatttggatttaataataaaatgatttattattatagatttgAGTTTAATTTCGTCAAAATGGGCTTTTCTACTTAggttttttttctataaataatttattcatatatGGGCCGGTCCCATTTTTTTCCCGGATTGGTTCACATATTTCTGCCTTTTCCTTCTTTCTCCCTCCATAGAGAGAAACAGAGAGAAAGGGTCAGTTAATTTTACTCTTAAAAACTAAAACGAAAATTCCCCTTTGCAAATCTTTCATTTCCCTCCTTTTCCTCTCTCTCTCAGACCGTCTCCTACCCTTTTCCCTTCCTCTCTGCTACTCGATCTCCACACTGCAACACAATTTCTCTTTCAAAGAGAAGacaaagaaaggaagaaaagtaTCAGCCCGGATTATGGACGGCGGTGTTCCGTACAACCCACGTACAGTCGAAgaaatctttcgagatttcaagggtCGTCGAGCTGGAATGATTAAAGCCCTTACTACCGGTAATACtactatttttcttttctcttactTGACTGCTATTTTCTCAACCATATTTGTTTTCGCCTATGCTtttgaagtttatttttatttaattactattcgGGAGTGGTTGTGGTTGCAGATGTGGAGGAGTTTTACCAGCAGTGTGATCCAGGTACTGGGTTTTTGTTTTTGGAGAATTAATTTCTAGATTTTAATAGCCAGATTTGTTTTGTTTGGTTGATGACATGATTTATCTGGAAATTGaagttacaatttttattttgaagGTCTTTGTATATATAAATGAAACAGAGCATTCAGGCCCGGTGACTGAAGTTGTTTAAAGTTCAGTATAAATTACGTTATTAGTGCATCCCGTGATATTTGAGATCGTAGCTTTATTACTGTTTAAATCTATGGCATGAAGAAACATTTTTAATTATGGGGTTACTGTTTCTGCTTAAATTGTACTTTTCCCTCTTAAATTGTACTTTTCCctttgaaaatagaaaagaatagtTTGAGCTAAGTATGATATGTGTATGTTTAGGATTTAACAATTTAGACAATATTGCTGTTATTCCTTGCTTGCTCTTTTAGATACgtatattctttttctttctttaaatagCTTTACATTTTTAAAGGTTTTTTAGGATTGTTGTCATTATTTGATTCTTATTGGGTTTTTTAGATGGCTTTAATTTCGATAAAAAGCATGTTCATTTGAAGTTGAAAGGCAAATTGATGAACGAGAATGTGCTAAATTCAATGTGGTTTCCCTATGCTTTCACTAATTCTCCCTGGTTAGGTTCTAAATGCACAGAACGGAATGGGTTAATTAAAATGTTAACATTGTGATTACAGAAAAGGAGAATCTTTGCCTTTATGGATTCCCTAGTGAGCAGTGGGAGGTGAATTTACCTGCCGAAGAGGTACCTCCGGAGCTTCCAGAGCCCGCATTGGGTATTAACTTTGCCAGAGATGGAATGCAAGAAAAGGATTGGTTGTCTTTGGTTGCTGTACACAGTGACTCGTGGTTACTCTCTGTGGCTTTCTATTTTGGTGCTAGGTTTGGATTTGATAAAGCTGATAGGTAATTTTCACCTTGCCTGAGCACAGTCCTGATTTGGCTTTACATACACATTCTAAGTGTAAATAAGCTAATTTACTTGGTTAGCATGCATACCCTCCCAGCCTCAGTTTAGCCAAATAATTGATATGAGTCTCTTGTAGTTTTGGTTTTCTGTTATTTGCCAAGGTAATTTTATATGTCCATTATGAAAATTATTACATGTTGTCCTTCCCCCTAAGTTGGCAAACCCTCTGTAAATGGATCCTCAGACTTAGGCTTCAATACGAACCACTTACAGATAATGCCCAAATATTATATACAAGGCATAGCATGAGTGAGCTTGATTAAATTGGGATGCTTTGCCCTGGATTTGCTTTTGTGTATAACAAGTGTGCCGTATTTATTTTGAGCTACAATTTATCCTCAATCATACCATGTTGGTTGAAATGATGCAGGAAACGGCTTTTCAATATGATAAATGATCTTCCAACAGTATTCGAAGTAGTAACAGGAGCAGCTAAGAAACAGACAAAGGAGAAATCTTTGGTTTCAAATCACAGCGGAAGTAAATCTAAATCAAACTCTAAGGTGGCAAGCTTTTTCCTACTACTGTTTCTTTATATGTTTAAGTGGTGCTAGTTCTAGGGTAAAGGTAGGTTGGTGTTAGTGCTAAAACATAATATTACATTGTTGATTGTTTCTCACTATTTGACAGCAGTTTCTGACATGGTAAAAACTATGGTCCTGGAAGTATTGTTGGCATTTTGGCTTGTTTTATCTAATATTTCTGTGAAGTCCTTTCTTCTTGTGCCGATAGCTGACTGAAAGAGGGAAATAacttgaaattttcaatgtaaccTTACAAAttagtttctttcttttcctttgtgTTTGGAGAAATTGCAGCGAGGTTCTGAACCTCTGCCCAAATATTCAAAGGCAGTGCCATCAAAGGATGAGGATGATGATGGACTagaggaggaagaggaggagCATGGAGAGACACTATGTGGGGCTTGCGGAGAGAGTGACGGAGCTGATGAATTCTGGATTTGCTGTGATATATGTGAGAAATGGTTCCATGGAAAGTGTGTCAAGATTACACCAGCAAGGGCAGAGCATATTAAGCAGTACAAATGCCCATCTTGCAGCAACAAGAGAGCACGGCCTTGATGATGACAGGTCGGTGGCCCTGGCCTTGAATTCTGTCATCTTGGAGTCTGCTAATTGTCTCGAAGCTCATGTACTCAACTCAAGTATGTTGGTAGTAGATTATGTTCTTTAATCTTAGCAAATCTTTCTCAGCTTTTTATTTGTAGGTCGCAAAGCTGTTTAAGTTGTTCTCTGAAAATCATTGTTCTTCCTGCCGTAGGAAGGGAGACTTGACTTTTGTTTAAGTTTGATCTTATTGTGTTTATATGCATGCAATTGCGTTTTTCTTTTGGTATTCTATGAGCTTGTAAAGTGTAATGCTTTGGCATCCTTTGAAAGGAAAAAAGATGAATGAAATAATGGATTAGACACCTTTCAGCCCACCACAACGGCCTGTTAAGGGACGGTTCTTGGTCCAAGTGGTGTTTCTATCATACGTTACGAATTCATTTGAATGCtaatcaaataatattataaaataaagatggTATAGATGGAGAAATGAAAATCTTGTCCTTTTCCGCCATTTTTTTAACTGTTCAACCAAATATTGTTTAAGGCGTTAGTATCGAGTTACGTTTTATTGCTGTCGAGAATTCTTTAATCTTAATTAGATTATTATATTTGGTTCAATGATTTCGTTTAAGATAATCAGTTTTTATGTTTTTCGAAAACTGTTACATTTCTTTAGTAAAATAACAAACTCTCCTGATCTTTGATTTTCTTGCTAGTTTTGTTATACAACCTCTCACATCATTGTCGTTGTAAAGAGACAAGATATGACTTTGCTACTAGTAAGTTCAAGACGCATAGCATCCATTATCTCTCATATATAAACTCCTTCAAGATATCATCGGACACAACATTTAGAAACCTTCCTTTTTAATCATATAGACCCTCATAAAACAAGCTTCTCTCTACATTTCCCTGACCATCACAATGTACAAGGGTTCTCTGCCCCAAACTAGTGTGAATTGTCATAATCATCACTATCTACTACTTTCTCTTGTTGATCTCACTTGAgaacaagtttaaaattttttttcagcTAAAGTTttgtggtttattattattacatgAAATTTTCGTTTTGATTTGATTAtatgcattaaaaaaataaatacataaatttatatttatattagatgaatataattatatgtatgtaatatataaagataaaatgATTCTATAACAATAATTGTGTTGATAATTTGTGATAATTGGAtcgaatcaaaattttatgtataaaattacacaaaatcaaagtttatgaataaaattacattttagacCAAAGTTCATTTATAATTTTGAGATAATAATAAGTTGATAAACTTTAActttattacatttttaattgttaattgattaatattattataagtaacttttcttatttatttatttaaaagaagTTAGACATTTTGTATATTGTTATCATTAGTCTtatccccttttttttattttcataattaacttcACTCTTAGTACCATTTAAATTTGGtttcatttttattcatgatTAAGTATAATTCGATAAAAATTCTATTAGGTTATTTCATATTGCCTCAGTCAAATTAATGAATTTTACATTCCAACCCATTGTACCAAACCCAAGTAAGAAAAGGTTTCTGAATAAcctaataatagaaaataattttatacttacATGTTCTTTGATCCAAACTGT
The genomic region above belongs to Gossypium hirsutum isolate 1008001.06 chromosome D05, Gossypium_hirsutum_v2.1, whole genome shotgun sequence and contains:
- the LOC107907038 gene encoding PHD finger protein ALFIN-LIKE 4 isoform X1, whose protein sequence is MDGGVPYNPRTVEEIFRDFKGRRAGMIKALTTDVEEFYQQCDPEKENLCLYGFPSEQWEVNLPAEEVPPELPEPALGINFARDGMQEKDWLSLVAVHSDSWLLSVAFYFGARFGFDKADRKRLFNMINDLPTVFEVVTGAAKKQTKEKSLVSNHSGSKSKSNSKKLQRGSEPLPKYSKAVPSKDEDDDGLEEEEEEHGETLCGACGESDGADEFWICCDICEKWFHGKCVKITPARAEHIKQYKCPSCSNKRARP
- the LOC107907038 gene encoding PHD finger protein ALFIN-LIKE 4 isoform X2, which produces MDGGVPYNPRTVEEIFRDFKGRRAGMIKALTTDVEEFYQQCDPEKENLCLYGFPSEQWEVNLPAEEVPPELPEPALGINFARDGMQEKDWLSLVAVHSDSWLLSVAFYFGARFGFDKADRKRLFNMINDLPTVFEVVTGAAKKQTKEKSLVSNHSGSKSKSNSKRGSEPLPKYSKAVPSKDEDDDGLEEEEEEHGETLCGACGESDGADEFWICCDICEKWFHGKCVKITPARAEHIKQYKCPSCSNKRARP